One genomic region from Terriglobus aquaticus encodes:
- a CDS encoding peroxidase family protein: MNPPRIKRAHGGVRGADLSRGSLLFDGPFGRMFRTLPAADFGADEAANNSNFAALASQMNGDFAAKDGPDAEESGIPAAYTYLGQFIDHDLTFDPASSLQKQNDPDALEDYRTPKFDLDNVYGRGPDDQPYMYCTGTGVNAAQLVRGTALTGAATNPNATDLPRAANGRAIIGDPRNDENKIVSQMQGLFHRFHNRVAKDNPTWQFQRVQQEVRFHYQWVVLHDFLERIVSKKVLEKVVRFDGHRTNITTEFFHARDLAYMPLEFSAACYRFGHSMVRPGYRLNDGDDALLPIFAAGPSMAGGKATDLRGFEPPQSDLAIDWNRFADLSPLAYGTLVDNPDPTLPANRNRLQLAYKIDTSLVGGLSTLPDSVASNPNILALRNLQRGWRMRLPSGQDVARAMGVIPLTDDEIKIGKFTGDPTDLKGSNADFGDGSFANNCPLWIYTLAETRHHVEKVKVVTTEGDKFIDTPKLGAVGGRIVAETIAGLIQYDSYSFVSLDPLWTPTRDVGAGKPRSVSYAASDGSFRLKDLIAAALGDGTATAC, from the coding sequence ATGAACCCACCACGTATCAAACGCGCACACGGTGGTGTGCGCGGCGCAGACCTGTCCCGCGGTTCCCTGCTGTTTGACGGACCGTTTGGACGCATGTTTCGAACGCTGCCGGCAGCGGATTTCGGTGCGGACGAGGCAGCAAACAACAGCAACTTCGCAGCTCTGGCGTCGCAGATGAACGGTGACTTTGCGGCAAAGGATGGTCCCGACGCGGAGGAGAGCGGCATACCCGCGGCGTACACGTACCTCGGGCAGTTCATCGATCATGACCTGACGTTTGACCCGGCGAGCAGTCTGCAGAAACAGAACGATCCGGATGCGCTGGAGGATTACCGGACGCCGAAGTTCGACCTGGATAACGTGTATGGGCGCGGGCCGGACGACCAGCCATACATGTATTGCACAGGCACTGGCGTGAACGCAGCGCAACTGGTGCGCGGAACTGCGCTGACGGGTGCGGCGACGAATCCGAATGCGACGGACCTGCCGCGCGCCGCGAACGGACGCGCGATTATTGGCGACCCGCGCAACGACGAAAACAAGATCGTGTCGCAGATGCAGGGGTTGTTTCACCGTTTTCATAACCGCGTGGCGAAGGACAACCCCACGTGGCAGTTCCAGCGCGTGCAGCAGGAGGTGCGCTTCCACTACCAGTGGGTGGTGCTGCACGACTTTCTGGAGCGCATCGTGAGTAAGAAAGTGCTGGAAAAGGTGGTGCGCTTTGACGGTCATCGCACCAACATCACGACGGAGTTCTTTCATGCGCGGGACCTGGCGTATATGCCGCTGGAGTTTTCAGCGGCGTGCTACCGGTTTGGCCACTCGATGGTGCGGCCGGGCTACCGGTTGAACGATGGCGATGACGCTCTGCTGCCGATCTTTGCAGCGGGACCGTCGATGGCCGGTGGCAAGGCGACGGACCTGCGCGGCTTCGAACCGCCGCAGAGTGATCTTGCGATCGACTGGAACCGGTTTGCGGATCTTTCACCACTGGCATACGGGACGCTGGTGGACAATCCTGATCCGACGCTGCCGGCCAATCGGAACCGGCTGCAACTGGCGTACAAGATCGATACGTCGCTGGTGGGTGGGCTGTCGACGCTGCCGGATTCCGTGGCGAGCAATCCCAACATTCTGGCGCTGCGGAATTTGCAGCGTGGCTGGCGCATGCGTCTGCCGAGCGGGCAGGATGTTGCGCGTGCGATGGGCGTGATACCGCTCACGGATGACGAGATCAAGATCGGCAAATTCACTGGGGATCCGACCGATCTGAAGGGTTCGAATGCGGACTTTGGCGACGGCAGCTTTGCTAACAATTGTCCGCTGTGGATCTATACGTTGGCGGAGACGCGGCACCACGTGGAGAAGGTGAAGGTGGTGACCACCGAGGGCGACAAGTTCATCGACACGCCAAAGCTGGGCGCGGTGGGTGGACGCATTGTGGCCGAGACAATTGCCGGGCTAATCCAGTACGACTCGTACTCCTTTGTGAGCCTGGATCCGCTGTGGACGCCGACGCGCGATGTGGGCGCGGGCAAGCCTCGGTCGGTGAGTTATGCCGCGAGCGATGGGTCGTTCCGGTTGAAGGACCTGATTGCGGCGGCGCTGGGCGATGGCACGGCGACGGCGTGCTGA
- a CDS encoding ABC-F family ATP-binding cassette domain-containing protein, which yields MISVSGVTMRYGSKILFEDVSTQFIAGRRYGLTGPNGAGKSTFMKCLTGEIEAQKGTVIRPRKLGILRQDQYQFDNYRVIDTVIMGNAPLWAALEEREALYNKAELSDEDGMRLGELEGTVAEENGYEAESDAAILLQGLDIPNDVHERKMSELQGGQKVRVLLAQALFGDPEALLLDEPTNYLDLESIHWLQDFLLNYRGTLITISHDRHFLNAVCTHIADIDYQTIITYPGGYDDMVLQKTSVRTRIESQNEEREKKIAQLNDFIARFSAGTRSSQVNSRKKEVERLATTELARSNIQRPYIRFDQARPSGKHVLEVNAVTHTYDTPAPDGTTGPVFQPFTSALMRGDKVMLMGRNGTGKTTLIKSLLSGMPDVQDSDFPRSQGEVKWGHEAQIGYFAQDHTAAIPDGTTVAEWLHSWDPKKSTEEIRGILGQMLFRGEEGMKKTDALSGGEAARLLFCKLMLQKPNILILDEPTNHLDLESINALNQALQKYEGTVLLVTHDQDLIEEVGTRIWHFQNGTITDHKGPYEEYQQQLALTAQ from the coding sequence ATGATATCCGTCTCCGGCGTCACCATGCGATACGGCTCGAAGATCCTTTTCGAGGACGTATCCACCCAGTTCATTGCAGGCCGTCGCTACGGCCTCACCGGCCCCAACGGCGCCGGCAAGTCCACCTTCATGAAGTGCCTCACCGGCGAGATCGAGGCCCAGAAGGGAACCGTCATCCGTCCGCGCAAGCTCGGCATCCTGCGCCAGGACCAGTACCAGTTCGACAACTACCGCGTCATCGACACCGTCATCATGGGCAACGCCCCCCTGTGGGCCGCCCTGGAAGAGCGTGAGGCCCTCTACAACAAAGCCGAGCTCTCCGACGAAGACGGCATGCGCCTCGGCGAACTCGAAGGCACCGTCGCCGAGGAAAACGGCTACGAAGCCGAGTCCGACGCCGCCATTCTGCTCCAGGGCCTCGACATCCCCAACGACGTCCACGAGCGCAAGATGTCCGAGCTCCAGGGCGGTCAGAAAGTCCGCGTCCTTCTAGCGCAGGCACTCTTCGGCGACCCCGAAGCCCTGCTCCTGGACGAACCGACAAACTACCTCGATCTCGAATCCATCCACTGGCTCCAGGACTTCCTGCTCAACTATCGCGGCACGCTCATCACCATCTCGCACGACCGCCACTTCCTCAACGCGGTCTGCACCCACATCGCCGACATCGACTATCAGACGATCATCACGTACCCCGGCGGCTACGACGACATGGTGCTCCAGAAGACCAGCGTCCGCACCCGCATCGAGTCGCAGAACGAGGAGCGCGAAAAGAAGATCGCTCAACTCAACGACTTCATCGCTCGCTTCTCTGCCGGTACGCGTTCGTCCCAGGTCAACAGCCGCAAGAAGGAAGTGGAGCGCCTCGCCACCACTGAACTCGCGCGCTCCAACATCCAGCGCCCCTACATCCGCTTTGACCAGGCGCGCCCTTCCGGCAAGCACGTGCTCGAAGTAAACGCGGTCACGCACACCTATGACACGCCGGCGCCTGACGGCACCACCGGCCCGGTCTTCCAGCCCTTCACCTCTGCCCTCATGCGCGGCGACAAGGTCATGCTCATGGGTCGCAACGGCACCGGCAAGACCACGCTGATCAAGTCGCTGCTCTCCGGCATGCCCGACGTGCAGGACAGCGATTTCCCGCGCTCTCAGGGAGAGGTCAAATGGGGCCACGAGGCCCAGATCGGCTACTTCGCGCAGGACCACACCGCCGCCATCCCCGACGGCACCACCGTCGCCGAGTGGCTGCACTCCTGGGACCCCAAGAAGTCCACGGAAGAGATCCGCGGCATCCTCGGCCAAATGCTCTTCCGCGGCGAAGAAGGCATGAAGAAGACCGACGCACTCTCCGGTGGCGAAGCAGCCCGCCTGCTCTTCTGCAAACTCATGCTGCAGAAGCCCAACATCCTCATCCTCGACGAGCCCACCAACCACCTCGACCTCGAGTCCATCAACGCTCTCAACCAGGCGCTGCAAAAATACGAGGGCACCGTCCTTCTCGTCACCCACGACCAGGACCTCATCGAAGAAGTCGGCACCCGCATCTGGCATTTCCAGAACGGCACCATCACCGACCACAAGGGACCCTACGAGGAATACCAGCAGCAACTCGCCCTCACCGCGCAATAA
- the uvsE gene encoding UV DNA damage repair endonuclease UvsE yields the protein MAAKKAAAKKAAAKKAAAKKAAKELTPAQQEREAKRKAKEKVTKKKAAMKAARERQKQEAAEEAERRLIDPMSYCRMPATDADGLTMPPFPAEAMRLGFPVKVMGAPGLKSNDTRGWRLNPHLRVSLGYLCDIFAYLRKHDIRMYRMSSDLAPYHTHPDMPQFHGMVEESRDDLAHVGRMARAQGLRLSFHPSQYIVLNSDNETLTKKSIADLESQATMLDYMELGPEAVMVVHVGGAYGNREVGTANWVKTWPRLSERVQRRLVLENDDIRFSAADVLSVHERTGVKCVFDYQHHWCFNPEGLGMVETLERFLKTWPDGVRPKMHYSCARTEMREIKRKSKKTGLIETVLQPPIWTGHADFNNPFETITFLRSIQHLDTDIMLESKAKDLSLLRLRNDIAKYAPDLAARYAIKLDAPVEDAGEIVEDEAEMVAEAA from the coding sequence ATGGCAGCGAAGAAGGCAGCAGCGAAGAAGGCAGCAGCGAAGAAGGCAGCAGCGAAGAAGGCCGCGAAGGAGTTGACGCCGGCGCAGCAGGAGCGTGAGGCGAAGCGCAAGGCCAAGGAGAAGGTTACTAAGAAGAAAGCGGCGATGAAGGCTGCACGCGAGCGGCAGAAACAGGAAGCTGCCGAAGAGGCGGAGCGGCGGCTGATCGATCCGATGAGTTACTGCCGGATGCCTGCGACGGACGCCGACGGGTTGACGATGCCGCCCTTCCCTGCCGAGGCGATGCGGCTGGGATTCCCGGTGAAGGTGATGGGTGCGCCGGGCCTGAAGAGCAACGACACGCGCGGGTGGCGGCTGAATCCGCATCTGCGGGTGTCGCTGGGGTACCTGTGCGACATCTTTGCGTACCTGCGCAAGCACGACATTCGCATGTATCGCATGTCGAGCGACCTGGCGCCGTACCACACGCATCCGGACATGCCGCAGTTCCACGGAATGGTGGAGGAGAGTCGCGACGATCTGGCACACGTGGGCCGCATGGCTCGCGCGCAGGGACTGCGGCTGAGCTTTCATCCGTCGCAGTACATTGTGCTGAACAGTGACAACGAGACGCTGACGAAGAAGTCGATTGCAGATTTGGAGTCGCAGGCGACCATGCTGGATTACATGGAGCTAGGGCCTGAGGCGGTGATGGTCGTTCACGTGGGCGGAGCCTACGGCAACCGCGAGGTGGGCACGGCGAACTGGGTTAAGACGTGGCCGCGGCTGAGTGAGCGTGTGCAGCGGCGGTTGGTGCTGGAGAACGATGACATTCGCTTCAGCGCAGCGGATGTGCTGAGTGTGCACGAGCGGACGGGAGTCAAGTGCGTGTTTGACTATCAGCATCACTGGTGTTTCAACCCGGAGGGGTTGGGCATGGTGGAGACGCTGGAGCGCTTTCTGAAGACGTGGCCTGACGGTGTGCGGCCGAAGATGCACTACAGTTGCGCGCGGACGGAGATGCGCGAGATCAAGCGCAAGAGCAAAAAGACCGGGCTGATTGAGACGGTGCTGCAGCCGCCGATCTGGACCGGGCATGCGGACTTCAACAACCCGTTTGAGACGATCACGTTTCTGCGATCGATTCAGCATTTGGACACGGACATCATGCTGGAGTCGAAGGCGAAGGATTTGTCGCTGTTGCGGCTGCGGAATGACATTGCGAAGTATGCGCCGGACCTGGCGGCGCGGTACGCGATCAAGCTGGATGCACCGGTAGAGGATGCTGGCGAGATTGTGGAGGATGAGGCGGAGATGGTGGCGGAAGCGGCTTAG
- a CDS encoding S53 family peptidase, producing MSFRHHARLSLAAISGFAIASSAASAQGSLAARTLIRGPIQEDVRTVLAGNVRSAAADPANDRGEANATLPLEHMILQLKRSPQQEAALDAYIATLNDSTSSNYHHWLTAAQLGSEYGPAEADIAAVTGWLKSQGFSVNSVAATGMTIDFSGTAGQVKSAFRTSMHRLSVDGANHLANTSDPSIPSAIAGVVEGIASLNDFRPHQLHHAIHPSHFDPRTGQQTTEGTAVSAAGAVHPDYTYTSSGSTYQAVVPGDLATIYNLNPLFSSGVSGQGQTIVVIEDTNVYSTADWTTFRKTFGLSSYTSGSFTQQHPGNCTNPGVNAADGEAILDAEWASAAAPSAAIVLASCADTSTTFGGLIALNNLINSSNPPKIVSISYGESESENGASANAAYASAYKNAVAEGISVFVSSGDEGAASSDANATKATHGIAVSGFASTPYNVAVGGTDFGDTYAGTNSSYWNSTNTSTFASAKSYIPEIPWNDSCASQLIASKSGYSTTYGTSGFCNSTTGKQYYLTTGSGSGGPSGCATGKASTTGVVSGTCKGTAKPSFQTGLLGVPSDGVRDIPDVSLFAANGVWGHYYVYCYTDTANGGTSCSGAPSTWSGAGGTSFASPIMAAMQALVNQKTGSAWGNPNPTYYNLARAEYGSTGNSNCNSTNGASGTSGCTFYDVKQGDIDVNCTGTHNCYRPSGTNGVLSTSTTSYQPAYGTTTGWDFATGIGTVNAYNLVVNWGTVSH from the coding sequence ATGTCATTCCGGCATCACGCACGTCTGTCCCTTGCAGCAATTTCCGGCTTCGCCATCGCCTCGTCCGCGGCCTCTGCACAAGGCTCACTCGCCGCTCGCACCCTCATCCGCGGCCCCATTCAGGAAGACGTCCGCACTGTCCTTGCCGGCAACGTGCGCTCCGCGGCCGCAGACCCCGCCAACGACCGCGGTGAAGCCAACGCGACGCTTCCCCTGGAACACATGATCCTGCAGCTCAAGCGCTCGCCCCAGCAGGAAGCCGCCCTCGACGCCTACATCGCAACGCTCAACGACAGCACCTCGTCCAACTACCACCACTGGCTCACCGCCGCTCAGCTTGGCAGCGAATACGGCCCGGCAGAGGCCGACATCGCGGCCGTGACCGGGTGGCTCAAGTCGCAGGGCTTCAGCGTCAACTCGGTCGCCGCCACCGGCATGACCATCGACTTCTCGGGCACCGCGGGCCAGGTTAAGTCTGCCTTCCGCACTTCCATGCATCGCCTCTCGGTCGACGGCGCCAACCACCTCGCCAATACCAGCGATCCGTCCATTCCCAGCGCGATCGCCGGAGTCGTCGAAGGCATCGCCAGCCTCAACGACTTCCGTCCGCACCAGCTTCACCACGCCATCCACCCCTCGCACTTCGACCCACGCACCGGCCAGCAGACCACTGAAGGTACCGCCGTCTCCGCCGCCGGCGCGGTCCATCCCGACTACACCTATACCTCCAGCGGCAGCACCTACCAGGCGGTCGTCCCCGGCGATCTGGCCACCATCTACAACCTGAACCCGCTCTTCTCGTCCGGCGTCTCGGGCCAGGGCCAGACCATCGTCGTCATCGAAGACACCAACGTCTACTCGACGGCCGACTGGACGACCTTCCGCAAGACGTTCGGCTTGTCCTCCTACACCTCTGGCTCCTTCACCCAGCAGCATCCCGGCAACTGCACCAACCCGGGCGTTAACGCCGCCGACGGCGAAGCGATTCTCGACGCAGAGTGGGCCTCCGCCGCCGCTCCGTCCGCCGCCATCGTGCTCGCCTCCTGTGCGGACACCAGCACCACTTTTGGCGGCCTCATCGCGCTCAACAACCTCATCAACTCGTCGAACCCGCCCAAGATCGTCTCCATCAGCTACGGCGAGTCGGAGAGCGAGAACGGCGCATCTGCCAACGCCGCCTACGCCTCGGCCTATAAGAACGCCGTCGCGGAAGGCATCTCCGTCTTCGTGTCCTCCGGCGATGAGGGCGCAGCCAGCTCTGACGCCAACGCCACCAAGGCGACGCACGGCATTGCCGTCTCCGGCTTTGCCAGCACGCCCTACAACGTAGCCGTCGGCGGCACCGACTTCGGCGACACCTACGCCGGCACCAACTCCAGCTACTGGAACTCCACCAACACCAGCACCTTTGCCTCGGCCAAGAGCTACATCCCTGAGATCCCGTGGAATGACTCCTGCGCTTCGCAGCTCATCGCCAGTAAGTCCGGTTACTCCACCACCTACGGCACCTCGGGCTTCTGCAACTCAACGACCGGCAAGCAGTACTACCTCACCACGGGCTCCGGCTCGGGCGGGCCGTCCGGCTGCGCCACCGGCAAGGCTTCGACCACCGGCGTGGTCAGCGGCACCTGCAAGGGAACGGCAAAGCCCAGCTTCCAGACGGGTCTGCTCGGCGTCCCCTCCGACGGCGTGCGTGACATCCCAGACGTAAGCCTCTTCGCCGCCAACGGCGTCTGGGGCCACTACTACGTCTACTGCTACACCGACACCGCAAACGGCGGCACCTCCTGCTCGGGCGCTCCCAGCACCTGGTCGGGCGCCGGTGGCACCTCATTCGCGTCGCCCATCATGGCTGCCATGCAGGCGCTGGTAAACCAGAAGACCGGCTCCGCCTGGGGCAATCCCAACCCCACTTACTACAACCTGGCAAGGGCTGAATACGGAAGCACCGGCAATAGCAATTGCAACTCCACCAACGGCGCCTCCGGCACCTCCGGCTGCACGTTCTACGACGTCAAGCAGGGCGACATCGACGTGAACTGCACCGGCACCCACAACTGCTACCGTCCCAGCGGAACCAACGGCGTCCTCTCTACTTCCACCACCAGCTACCAGCCGGCCTACGGCACCACCACCGGCTGGGACTTCGCCACCGGCATCGGCACAGTCAACGCCTACAACCTCGTAGTCAACTGGGGCACCGTCAGCCACTAA
- a CDS encoding DinB family protein, producing the protein MLPILQRRFRALENSKSAMLDQLSGIPAARLNERPSANSWSAAELISHVANVEREVLEAVKHKMAETDEASIKLRDRVGSLIVRNVMRAPLRVKVPAEVPGVLPDENANADQAMAEWQSIREQWRSFLEHARGPQLKSPVFAHPKGAWFTLPETVLFLRLHHDHHRAQIGRIARALSAREPVCVA; encoded by the coding sequence ATGCTTCCCATCCTGCAGCGGCGCTTCCGTGCGCTGGAGAACAGCAAGTCCGCCATGCTCGATCAACTGAGCGGGATTCCGGCGGCGCGCCTGAACGAGCGCCCCTCCGCCAATAGCTGGTCCGCGGCCGAACTGATCAGCCATGTCGCCAACGTGGAGCGCGAAGTGCTGGAAGCCGTCAAGCACAAGATGGCCGAGACCGACGAAGCCTCCATCAAGCTGCGCGACCGTGTGGGTTCGCTCATCGTGCGCAACGTCATGCGCGCACCCCTGCGGGTCAAGGTTCCGGCGGAAGTTCCCGGTGTCCTCCCCGACGAGAACGCCAACGCCGACCAGGCCATGGCGGAGTGGCAGTCCATCCGCGAGCAGTGGCGCAGCTTTCTCGAGCACGCGCGTGGGCCGCAACTCAAATCTCCCGTCTTTGCCCACCCCAAGGGCGCATGGTTCACCCTGCCGGAGACTGTCCTCTTTCTCCGTCTGCACCACGACCACCATCGCGCCCAGATCGGCCGCATCGCCCGTGCCCTGTCTGCGCGCGAACCCGTTTGCGTGGCGTAA
- a CDS encoding bestrophin family protein: MIVRDRPSVWQLFVIYRLSILRQIVWQVLSVAAFSAWVVAASQRWPATFRSFSVAPFTLLGIALSIFLGFRNSACYERWWEARRQLGALIGVQRSLARLTRQTAPDSDQALAENAILHQIAYTYSLMAHLRDQPTPAEAAAYALPPPASAVTLRNLPDSMLQQLAAVYASMMRRGNFGEMLYCRFDERLTELAAIQVACERIKGTPTPFTYTLLLHRTAYAFCFLLPFGLAQTFHYGTILFCSLVAYAFFGLDTLGDDLQEPFGNGLNALPLSAMARTVEISLLQILGRTPLPLPLQPIDSILR, translated from the coding sequence TTCGTCATATACCGGCTGTCCATTCTGCGCCAGATCGTCTGGCAGGTGCTCAGTGTCGCGGCGTTCTCCGCGTGGGTCGTGGCAGCCAGCCAGCGCTGGCCTGCCACCTTCCGCAGCTTCAGCGTGGCTCCGTTCACTCTGCTCGGCATCGCGCTTTCCATCTTTCTTGGCTTCCGCAACAGCGCCTGCTACGAGCGCTGGTGGGAGGCGCGGCGCCAACTCGGCGCACTCATCGGCGTCCAGCGTTCCCTGGCTCGCCTCACCCGGCAGACCGCTCCTGACTCAGACCAGGCGCTAGCCGAGAACGCCATCTTGCATCAAATCGCTTACACCTATAGCCTCATGGCGCACCTGCGCGATCAGCCCACGCCTGCAGAGGCAGCCGCGTACGCTCTACCGCCGCCCGCGTCAGCCGTCACTCTGCGCAATCTGCCCGACAGCATGTTGCAACAGCTTGCGGCCGTTTACGCCTCCATGATGCGCCGCGGCAACTTCGGCGAGATGCTGTACTGCCGTTTCGACGAGCGTCTCACGGAACTGGCTGCGATCCAGGTCGCCTGTGAACGCATCAAGGGCACACCCACTCCGTTCACCTACACGCTTCTGCTCCATCGCACCGCCTACGCCTTCTGTTTCCTGCTGCCATTCGGCCTGGCGCAGACGTTCCACTACGGCACCATCCTGTTCTGCTCCCTCGTCGCCTATGCCTTCTTCGGGCTGGACACGCTGGGCGACGACCTTCAGGAGCCCTTCGGCAACGGCCTCAACGCTCTTCCGCTATCCGCGATGGCCCGCACGGTTGAGATCAGCCTGCTCCAGATTCTGGGCAGAACTCCTCTCCCGCTGCCGTTGCAGCCCATCGACAGCATCTTGCGCTAG